A single window of Cetobacterium sp. 8H DNA harbors:
- a CDS encoding 4Fe-4S binding protein: MANIKVNFAGLEYENPVIVAAGPPSKDAQAIKEAIEGGAAGVVAKTISSEAAEIPKPCMYDFKGKHFLNTELWSEMSPEHWVEKEYEKCKIKGEPLIIGLGYVKEDIKKLIPMVDKFADAYEISSHYVGRDLTPMLNTLKMAKMLTKKPVFMKVSPGVENLGDVARALETAGADGLVAINSVGPCLSIDLETGKPHMGSKSGYGWMSGPAIKPIALRVVFELAQAVKIPIFAVGGITKGEDVIEYTMAGATAVQVCTQGIIEGAKAFGRIAKETNDWLDSHGYNSLDEIRGITIKYMKNIKENNYITVPPKVYLDKCVGCGICKVVCGYKAVEIENKKATINVDKCFGCGVCTSKCPTQALLIPR, translated from the coding sequence ATGGCTAATATAAAAGTAAATTTTGCAGGTTTAGAATATGAAAATCCAGTGATAGTAGCAGCAGGACCACCTTCTAAGGATGCTCAAGCTATTAAGGAAGCAATAGAGGGAGGAGCAGCAGGAGTTGTAGCTAAAACTATATCAAGTGAAGCCGCAGAGATCCCAAAACCTTGTATGTACGATTTTAAAGGGAAGCATTTCTTAAATACTGAGTTGTGGTCTGAAATGTCACCAGAGCATTGGGTAGAAAAAGAGTATGAAAAATGCAAAATAAAAGGAGAACCTTTAATTATAGGATTAGGATATGTAAAAGAAGATATAAAAAAACTTATCCCTATGGTAGATAAATTTGCAGATGCATACGAAATTTCAAGTCACTATGTAGGAAGAGATTTAACTCCAATGTTAAATACTTTAAAAATGGCAAAAATGTTGACTAAAAAACCAGTATTTATGAAGGTATCTCCAGGAGTGGAAAATTTGGGAGATGTAGCAAGAGCACTTGAAACAGCAGGAGCTGATGGACTTGTTGCAATAAATTCAGTAGGACCATGTCTATCTATAGATTTAGAAACAGGGAAGCCACATATGGGAAGTAAAAGTGGATATGGATGGATGTCAGGACCAGCAATAAAACCAATTGCTTTAAGAGTAGTTTTTGAGTTAGCACAAGCGGTTAAAATCCCAATTTTTGCTGTAGGAGGAATAACAAAAGGAGAAGACGTAATTGAATACACAATGGCAGGGGCTACAGCGGTACAAGTTTGTACGCAAGGAATAATAGAAGGAGCGAAAGCTTTTGGAAGAATAGCTAAAGAGACAAATGATTGGTTAGATAGCCACGGTTATAATTCTCTAGATGAAATTAGAGGGATCACAATCAAATATATGAAAAATATAAAGGAAAATAACTATATAACAGTTCCTCCAAAAGTATATTTAGATAAGTGTGTAGGTTGTGGAATATGCAAAGTTGTTTGTGGCTATAAAGCTGTAGAAATAGAAAATAAGAAAGCAACTATAAATGTAGATAAATGCTTTGGTTGTGGTGTATGCACATCTAAATGTCCAACACAAGCTCTTTTAATACCAAGATAG